The Streptomyces sp. NBC_01268 genome window below encodes:
- a CDS encoding pyrimidine reductase family protein, which yields MRRLFPVTDMTATAPDREWSLDELADAYAYPAEAASGPWLRANMVSSLDGAGQHDGRSQPLSSETDMRIFGTLRGLADVVVVGAETVRLEGYRPARAREAFAARRAAAGQGPAAAIAVVTASLDLDFSLPLFTEPLVPTLVLTGAQAPADRVAEARGSGAEVLVAGEGRGVEPERVVALLAERGLRRQLTEGGPRLLGQFVAAGVLDELCLSVSPTMTAGSAQRIAQGPLVDVPRRFAVASLLEQDGFLFTRYRRI from the coding sequence ATGCGACGCCTGTTCCCTGTGACGGACATGACAGCCACGGCCCCGGACAGGGAGTGGTCCCTCGACGAGCTCGCCGACGCCTACGCGTACCCCGCGGAGGCGGCCTCCGGTCCCTGGCTCCGGGCCAACATGGTCTCCTCGCTCGACGGGGCCGGCCAGCACGACGGACGCTCCCAGCCGCTCTCCTCCGAGACCGACATGCGGATCTTCGGCACCCTGCGGGGGCTCGCCGACGTGGTGGTCGTCGGCGCGGAGACGGTGCGCCTGGAGGGCTACCGCCCCGCCCGGGCGCGGGAGGCCTTCGCGGCCCGCCGGGCGGCGGCGGGGCAGGGTCCGGCGGCGGCGATCGCCGTGGTGACCGCCTCCCTGGACCTCGACTTCTCGCTCCCGCTGTTCACCGAGCCGCTGGTGCCGACCCTGGTCCTGACCGGCGCCCAGGCGCCCGCGGACCGGGTGGCGGAGGCCCGCGGGTCCGGGGCCGAGGTGCTGGTCGCGGGTGAGGGGCGCGGGGTCGAGCCGGAGCGGGTGGTGGCGCTGCTCGCGGAGCGCGGGCTGCGGCGCCAGCTGACCGAGGGCGGGCCCCGGCTGCTCGGGCAGTTCGTGGCCGCGGGGGTGCTCGACGAGCTGTGCCTGAGCGTCTCGCCGACGATGACGGCGGGGAGCGCCCAGCGGATCGCCCAGGGCCCCCTCGTGGACGTTCCGCGGCGCTTCGCCGTGGCGTCGCTGCTGGAGCAGGACGGGTTCCTGTTCACCCGCTACCGTCGGATCTGA
- a CDS encoding indole-3-glycerol phosphate synthase has product MFTSVLMIEKPLTSVDVDFVTTLHGDEGVSFVVLMQPRGDQADVLLRAIDDVAMGELKEATREGEEPEGKDARKPAEQALEHSLQALRDAGCQAVGQVVEDHPLDKMKSVVEEVNADEVIVLTAPHYVEEFFHRDWASRARHKVGVPVLKLFAHSE; this is encoded by the coding sequence GTGTTCACAAGCGTTCTGATGATCGAGAAGCCCCTGACGTCCGTCGACGTGGATTTCGTCACCACGCTGCACGGCGACGAGGGTGTCTCCTTCGTCGTCCTGATGCAGCCGCGCGGTGACCAGGCCGATGTACTGCTGCGCGCCATCGACGACGTCGCCATGGGCGAACTGAAGGAGGCGACCCGCGAGGGCGAGGAACCGGAGGGCAAGGACGCCCGCAAGCCGGCCGAGCAGGCCCTGGAGCACTCCCTCCAGGCCCTGAGAGACGCCGGCTGCCAGGCGGTCGGACAGGTGGTCGAGGACCACCCCCTGGACAAGATGAAGTCGGTCGTCGAGGAGGTCAACGCCGACGAGGTCATCGTCCTGACGGCCCCGCACTACGTGGAGGAGTTCTTCCACCGCGACTGGGCCTCCCGGGCCCGCCACAAGGTCGGCGTGCCCGTCCTGAAGCTCTTCGCGCACAGCGAGTAG